One Takifugu rubripes chromosome 2, fTakRub1.2, whole genome shotgun sequence genomic region harbors:
- the map1sb gene encoding microtubule-associated protein 1S, which yields MQVSNMASSRVLEREVQEQPKRAAAANIDLCAHKYSLLVVIGRTAQPRQTGHISREIERGIRSWNVDLKSCDLNLYLRQFLSYHTASFKGVGHKCLRHSTRVLDAQVLICPSQDQVHSEVRALLSHESAHKLLILAGESVEESGELLFHRGLFSPKHLKQILTELFIDPEVCSSKLSVTLSCPNIGLWRETLLGNQPLCEALTLHVNPPEVLPVMEPVGEFTSLITGTISPPSPFDLLPPPNTVGFLKLSRPCCYVFPAGRGDCAFFAVNGFTMLMDGGSDAQACFWKLVRHLDRIDAVLLTHVGTENLPGVNAFLERKVAESDLSSDIKDDSSKRLISPELGVVFFNAPNRLQTEKQDYADNVLKSTQQAALTLQLLKKLDIKPQPMFQPQGIPTEPITLFQKMGVGQLDLYILSPGKKSQEYQTFMENWPDVGSSLPKDQTLPLTALASVSILLVWHPACPQEKVVRMLFPGVTPQAKLLQGLENLKGLAFLQKPTVTTGDLQRLGEGKRTNRTDSIDSGLSQGQDISSKLGRDWGGKDDVKNVLMREKGKAQNGVTTKEAGKTRMREAGVKQKASEKNSSRKVGSKKEEKTGTKEESVAVRNDQLKKEAPTPKLKNENKTKLKKEVTKAPVKKTKKPQGKDMSNFSKVECTIAEQPNNEATKKDVSELHKEPQGQNSKPVTEEKPCGSRMSTPEDSTDFLRLQGGSEETAVKERQKTSELEKDMIQVATNEAPDAHRGAAGGDDEGQLQAFSGKDADVDLRNEQKPRNSNKPAKVVGFPSSLNSPPQNDSTVLLDLTPTEFTLLDGALRYSPSSRPSPENQVALSPDEETVEPGSPDSRPNSAGHTPYCLSPDDVWSNRGTLSRLQQITGPEGSDVDQESGHLKQSEDPLCQPRTTQESPANSREKQLSFLSLGAFKEGSDPTTTTTHSLPAEVSSPQSTEVDESLSMSLEQGPTTGSQREGEDNLYHSNSNGGHFVGMALPVKKPSRSLGQGSEMGRPPAPNTLHFEGASHEVDLCLVSPCEFKHFKPADSGSGLTESSRGPCAPHSHGKTNNTKDMSPSESNAPVCTEDCPSTTADGALDSDEEESGSEPTNSPRDLHNNQTLHQDPPPAPLRDSPPLPPHPDASMPVPQSGSDNHGKKTKASGVRGKKSLVPPQIMSSGKNRPGNQSGATKGKASSTRAPSSSTRAAPANSSHDPASKSTSEEEVTIYVDLAYIPSGVSSSTVSVDLFRCIRSSCYIVSGDSPEREQRLAQTLNALLDSKMFWPDGTQVTVIPTYESAQMQEWYQQTVDRQKELGITVLGSNSTVAMQDETFPACKIEF from the exons ATGCAAGTTTCCAACATGGCGTCCAGCCGGGTGCTGGAGAGGGAGGTCCAGGAGCAGCCGAAGCGCGCTGCCGCCGCCAACATCGACTTGTGCGCCCATAAATACTCCCTGCTCGTCGTGATCGGACGGACAGCTCAGCCCAGACAGACAGGGCACATTAGCAGGGAGATCGAACGGG GCATTCGCTCATGGAATGTGGACCTGAAATCCTGCGACCTCAACCTCTATCTCCGACAATTTCTCTCATATCACACCGCATCCTTCAAAGGCGTAG GGCACAAGTGTCTGCGCCACAGTACCAGAGTGTTGGACGCTCAGGTGCTGATCTGTCCATCTCAGGATCAGGTTCATTCAGAG GTGAGGGCTCTGCTGTCCCATGAATCCGCCCATAAGCTGTTGATTTTAGCCGGTGAGAGCGTGGAAGAAAGTGGGGAGCTGCTGTTTCACAGAGGGCTGTTCTCACCTAAACATCTGAAACAGATACTTACAGAGCTG TTCATCGATCCAGAAGTCTGCTCGTCCAAACTCAGTGTGACCCTCAGCTGTCCCAACATTGGCCTGTGGAGGGAGACCCTCTTAGGAAACCAGCCTCTGTGCGAAGCGCTCACACTGCACGTCAACCCCCCAGAGGTGCTGCCAGTCATGGAGCCTGTGGGGGAATTCACCTCCCTCATCACAGGCACCATCTCCCCTCCGTCTCCCTTTGACCTCCTGCCTCCCCCCAACACCGTGGGGTTCCTTAAACTGTCCCGCCCCTGCTGCTACGTTTTCCCCGCTGGCCGTGGTGACTGTGCCTTCTTTGCGGTCAACGGGTTCACCATGTTGATGGACGGCGGTTCAGACGCTCAGGCCTGTTTTTGGAAACTGGTCCGCCACCTTGACCGCATCGATGCAGTGTTGTTGACCCACGTCGGGACAGAGAACCTCCCTGGGGTCAACGCCTTCCTGGAGAGGAAGGTGGCAGAGTCGGACCTAAGCTCTGATATCAAAG ATGACTCCTCTAAAAGGCTCATCTCCCCAGAACTCGGAGTTGTGTTCTTTAACGCCCccaacaggctgcagacagaaaagCAAGATT ATGCTGACAATGTGCTCAAGAGCACACAACAAGCTGCCCTGACTCTACAGTTGCTCAAGAAGTTAGACATCAAACCGCAGCCAATGTTTCAACCACAAGGTATCCCCACCGAGCCTATAACACTCTTTCAGAAAATGGGAGTAGGACAGTTGGACCTATATATCCTAAGTCCTGGCAAAAAGAGTCAGGAGTACCAGACATTCATGGAAAACTGGCCTGATGTGGGGTCATCCTTGCCCAAAGATCAAACCCTTCCTCTCACTGCTCTGGCATCTGTGTCCATCCTACTTGTGTGGCACCCAGCGTGTCCTCAGGAGAAGGTTGTCAGGATGCTGTTCCCAGGTGTCACCCCACAGGCAAAACTGCTGCAGGGTTTGGAGAACCTGAAAGGGCTGGCATTCCTTCAGAAGCCCACGGTGACTACCGGGGACCTACAGAGGTTAGGGGAGGGCAAGAGGACCAACAGAACAGATAGTATAGACAGCGGTTTGTCTCAAGGTCAGGACATATCTTCAAAACTTGGAAGAGACTGGGGAGGTAAAGATGATGTGAAGAACGTGCTgatgagagaaaaggggaaGGCACAAAATGGAGTCACTACGAAAGAAGCTGGTAAAACCAGAATGAGGGAGGCAGGTGTGAAGCAAAAGGCATCAGAAAAGAACAGTTCAAGGAAGGTAGGCAgtaaaaaggaagagaagactggAACCAAAGAAGAGAGTGTCGCTGTGAGGAATGACCAGCTTAAGAAAGAAGCCCCAACGCCAAAACTgaagaatgaaaataaaacaaaactgaaaaaagaagtaacaaaagcaccagtaaagaaaacaaaaaaaccacagGGAAAGGATATGAGTAATTTCAGCAAAGTAGAATGCACCATCGCTGAACAGCCCAACAATGAGGCCACAAAAAAGGACGTATCAGAGCTTCATAAGGAGCCGCAAGGCCAAAACTCCAAGCCAGTGACTGAAGAGAAGCCTTGTGGCTCCAGAATGTCCACCCCAGAGGATTCCACTGACTTTCTCAGACTGCAGGGGGGATCTGAAGAAACAGCAgtcaaagaaagacagaaaaccaGTGAATTAGAAAAAGACATGATCCAAGTGGCAACCAATGAAGCTCCCGATGctcacagaggagcagcaggcggTGATGATGAGGGACAGCTTCAGGCGTTCAGTGGGAAGGATGCTGACGTAGACCTGAGGAACGAGCAGAAGCCCAGAAACTCCAACAAACCAGCCAAAGTTGTGGGGTTTCCATCGTCTTTAAACTCTCCTCCCCAGAACGACAGTACAGTTCTGCTCGACTTAACCCCGACTGAGTTCACTCTCCTTGACGGGGCCTTAAGATACAGTCCTTCCTCCCGTCCATCCCCGGAAAACCAGGTCGCTCTAAGTCCCGACGAGGAGACTGTAGAGCCAGGCTCCCCCGATTCACGGCCCAACAGCGCGGGACACACCCCATACTGCCTCTCCCCCGATGACGTTTGGAGCAACAGGGGCACTCTCAGCAGATTGCAGCAGATTACAGGACCAGAAGGGTCTGATGTCGACCAGGAGAGCGGCCATCTTAAGCAAAGCGAGGATCCGCTGTGCCAACCAAGAACCACTCAAGAGAGTCCTGCAAACTCCCGAGAGAAGCAGCTTAGCTTCCTCTCGCTGGGGGCATTTAAAGAAGGATCGGATCCTACCACCACAACGACACACTCCTTGCCTGCGGAGGTGAGCTCTCCACAGTCCACAGAAGTGGATGAGTCTCTCTCGATGTCCTTAGAACAAGGACCAACCACTGGAAgccaaagagaaggagaggacaaCCTTTACCATTCTAACTCCAATGGCGGCCATTTTGTGGGGATGGCGTTACCAGTGAAGAAGCCTTCGAGGTCCTTAGGTCAGGGTTCAGAGATGGGCCGTCCTCCAGCTCCTAACACACTGCACTTTGAGGGAGCTTCTCATGAAGTGGACCTGTGTCTTGTCTCCCCTTGCGAATTCAAGCATTTCAAACCTGCGGACTCAGGCTCGGGGCTGACGGAGTCGTCCAGAGGACCATGTGCTCCACATAGCCACGGCAAAACCAACAACACCAAGGACATGTCCCCCAGTGAGTCAAACGCCCCTGTCTGCACCGAAGACTGCCCGTCCACCACAGCCGATGGAGCTCTTGACTCAGATGAGGAGGAGTCAGGTAGCGAGCCCACCAACTCCCCACGTGACCTACACAACAACCAGACTCTGCATCAAGACCCCCCTCCAGCCCCTCTGAGGGACAGCCCGCCACTGCCACCGCACCCAGATGCCAGCATGCCTGTTCCCCAGTCGGGCTCTGATAATCATGGGAAAAAGACAAAGGCTTCAGGTGTGCGGGGGAAAAAGTCACTGGTG CCGCCCCAGATAATGAGCTCAGGGAAAAACAGGCCTGGCAACCAAAGTGGAGCCACCAAGGGAAAAGCATCCTCTACTCGGGCGCCCTCGTCCAGCACCCGCGCAGCACCAGCCAACTCCTCACACGATCCAG CTTCTAAATCCACCTCTGAAGAGGAAGTCACCATCTACGTGGACCTGGCTTACATCCCCTCTGGagtctcctcctccaccgtcaGCGTGGATCTCTTCAGGTGCATCCGCTCCTCCTGTTACATCGTCAGTGGCGACAGTCCGGAGAGGGAGCAGCGTCTGGCTCAGACCCTCAACGCGCTGCTGGACAGCAAGATGTTCTGGCCTGATGGAACACAG GTGACAGTGATCCCGACCTATGAGTCGGCGCAGATGCAGGAGTGGTACCAGCAGACGGTGGACAGGCAGAAGGAGCTGGGCATCACCGTGCTGGGATCCAACAGCACCGTCGCCATGCAAGACGAAACCTTCCCGGCCTGCAAGATCGAGTTCTAG
- the LOC101065188 gene encoding cocaine- and amphetamine-regulated transcript protein-like, with translation MVRARTLFVVVTCCCAWLRLASADDSSLETRSSDFPIKTQQEKDLIDALQEVLEKLRSKEMPLEKKLGWLPSCDAGEPCAVRKGARIGTLCSCPRGTSCNFYVLKCL, from the exons ATGGTCAGAGCCCGAACCCTCTTCGTGGTGGTTACCTGCTGCTGCGCATGGCTGCGGCTGGCCAGCGCCGATGACTCCTCGCTGGAGACCCGCTCCTCGGACTTCCCCATTAAAACCCAACAGGAGAAAGACCTG ATCGATGCGTTGCAAGAAGTGTTGGAGAAGCTGAGAAGCAAAGAGATGCCTCTGGAGAAGAAGCTTGGATGGCTGCCATCG TGTGACGCCGGGGAGCCGTGCGCCGTGCGTAAAGGAGCGCGCATCGGCACGCTGTGCAGCTGTCCGAGGGGAACTTCCTGTAACTTCTATGTCCTAAAATGTCTGTAA
- the yju2 gene encoding splicing factor YJU2: MSERKVLNKYYPPDFDPAKIPKLKLPKDRQYVVRLMAPFNMRCKTCGEYIYKGKKFNARKETVQNQLYLGLPIFRFYIKCTRCLAEITFKTDPENTDYAMEHGATRNFQAEKLIEEEEKRIQQEREDEELNNPMKVLENRTKDSKMEMEVLENLQELKELNQRQARVDFEGMIEQYRELERAEKEREKEEDERETKEMLERAFVKRLRDTDDDGEFSLPPKKSSADSRPTDILTTDKPAEGQGTSGTGVKKAKSESWERSVGTLRGRGALGSLVVRKKPLSASSEPPVASTSPADSKSSSADVCRSTDAQNGSSSLSLLGAYSDSDSE; the protein is encoded by the exons ATGTCTGAAAGAAAGGTTTTGAAT AAATACTATCCTCCGGATTTTGATCCAGCTAAAATCCCCAAACTTAAACTACCTAAAGATCGTCAGTATGTGGTCAGATTGATGGCTCCTTTTAACATGAG gtgtaaaacatgtggtgAGTATATCTACAAAGGGAAGAAGTTCAATGCTCGCAAGGAAACCGTTCAGAATCAGCTGTACTTGGGGCTGCCAATATTCCGGTTCTACATCAAATGCACCCGGTGTCTTGCTGAGATTACATTCAAG ACAGACCCAGAAAATACGGACTACGCCATGGAACACGGTGCAACGCGAAACTTTCAAGCAGAGAAGTTGattgaagaggaggagaaaagaattCAACAGGAGCGGGAGGATGAGGAACTGAATAACCCAATGAAA GTGTTGGAGAACCGCACTAAAGATTCcaagatggagatggaggtcCTGGAGAATCTACAGGAGCTGAAAGAGCTGAACCAGCGGCAGGCTCGGGTGGACTTTGAGGGAATGATTGAACAGTACCGAGAACTGGAGAGGGCAGAGaaggaaagggaaaaagaagaggatGAGCGAGAGACCAA AGAGATGCTGGAACGTGCCTTCGTGAAAAGACTCAGAGACACAGATGACGACGGCGAATTTTCTTTGCCTCCAAAGAAATCCAGTGCAGACagcagaccgacagacatccTCACCACCGACAAGCCTGCAGAGGGTCAG GGAACATCAGGTACTGGGGTGAAGAAGGCCAAGTCGGAGAGCTGGGAGAGGAGTGTGGGGACGCTGAGAGGTAGAGGGGCTCTGGGGTCCCTGGTCGTACGGAAGAAGCCGCTCTCAGCAAGCAGCGAACCTCCTGTGGCTTCCACTTCACCAGCAG attCAAAGTCATCGTCTGCTGACGTCTGCCGATCCACAGACGCACAAAACGGATCATCGTCCCTCAGCCTGCTGGGGGCATATTCAGACAGCGACAGCGAATAG
- the LOC101066098 gene encoding SH2 domain-containing adapter protein F — protein MAKWLKLNFGSKRDPPQPPRPDYSESEILRAYRAQKELDFEDPYEHTDKEHQNGEFSPTVILPSFPAFGSVLPNGMEVKVVSPKHRLIKVDSQEFGRCKVPLSPVAVQEEPVIPSAPSALEGDTDYSDPFDVRPDPRGRPHWETKSTSTDCCSYMEPFEAQRIISEMQHSKITNRSGSGDGGQLYDNPYEERTRQHHQAAPSVQKSHRVEAGRVQMDSRESRLPQDDERPADEYDQPWEWKKDNISKALAVQFEGAERERSRAQTDQSWLTKPGNMMSSAESTTLRLVGDTPPRLGERVDPSVPLERQVWYHGTLSRSEAESLLTLCKESSYLVRNSQTCRSDYSLSLRSCKGFMHMKFTQSADGRYVLGENSPPFFTIPEVIHYYTTHKLPIRGAEHMSLLYPVIVQTL, from the exons ATGGCAAAGTGGTTGAAGCTGAACTTTGGCAGCAAGCGTGACCCTCCGCAGCCCCCGAGGCCAGATTACAGTGAAAGTGAGATTCTGCGGGCGTACAGAGCTCAGAAGGAGCTGGACTTTGAAGACCCTTACGAGCACACGGATAAAGAGCATCAGAATGGTGAATTCAGTCCCACTGTGATCCTCCCTTCTTTCCCAGCATTCGGATCGGTGTTGCCTAATGGCATGGAG GTGAAAGTGGTGTCCCCCAAACACAGACTAATTAAAGTGGACTCTCAGGAGTTTGGCCGCTGCAAGGTGCCTTTGAGTCCTGTTGCTGTGCAGGAAGAACCT GTGATCCCATCTGCCCCGTCAGCGTTGGAGGGCGACACAGACTACTCTGACCCATTTGACGTGCGTCCAGACCCCAGGGGCAGACCACACTGGGAAACCAAATCTACATCGACAGACTGCTGCAGCTACATGGAGCCATTTGAGGCCCAGCGGATCATTTCTG AAATGCAGCACAGTAAGATAACCAACAGGTCTGGGAGCGGAGATGGTGGCCAGTTATACGATAACCCCTATGAGGAGAGGACACGTCAGCACCATCAGGCTGCTCCCTCGGTACAGAAGTCTCACCGGGTCGAAGCTGGACGCGTCCAGATGGACAGCAGGGAGAGCCGACTGCCTCAGGACGACGAGAGGCCAGCTGATGAATACGACCAGCCCTGGGAGTGGAAGAAGGACAACATCTCTAAAGCTTTAGCAG TTCAGTTTGAAGGGGCCGAACGAGAGCGCTCGCGGGCGCAGACGGACCAGTCCTGGCTCACCAAGCCAGGTAACATGATGAGCTCCGCAGAGTCCACGACACTCCGCCTGGTTGGGGACACTCCTCCGCGCCTGGGGGAGAGAGTGGACCCGTCTGTGCCCCTGGAGAGACAAGT GTGGTATCACGGCACCCTGAGCCGCTCGGAGGCAGAGAGCCTGCTGACCCTGTGTAAGGAGAGCTCCTACCTGGTGAGGAACAGCCAGACGTGCAGGAGCGACTACTCGCTGTCGCTCAG GAGCTGTAAGGGCTTCATGCACATGAAGTTCACCCAGTCCGCAGACGGCCGTTACGTTCTGGGGGAGAACAGCCCCCCCTTCTTCACCATCCCCGAGGTCATTCATTACTACACCACACACAAGCTGCCCATCAGAGGAGCCGAGCACATGTCCCTGCTGTACCCCGTCATCGTGCAGACCCTCTGA